Proteins encoded in a region of the Cygnus olor isolate bCygOlo1 chromosome 4, bCygOlo1.pri.v2, whole genome shotgun sequence genome:
- the C4H4orf19 gene encoding uncharacterized protein C4orf19 homolog: MGCRCCKMIQSYIFDPEEVQSPGCIHEVNSYKRDEQSSNKFKFKQNSEIQDHKNELQKDELNGTEHKNRVNSTQGTLRNHRGNAFQEDGLGRCVAKLDVAVNGGSSCAGAPPSSGPNTNPVKEASEQGTSSQSTEPPSASTRDFYTQSNECGQELDLGVGSHKKAAHNEPNSIQDGKAQAAEDSVFLRGTAMLETQNNTIQLLDKDYHQNVNRLRNYVEKDSFPVNRACSDQVTRPSATQVQGLCVTPPSHTKESSIEPSKTDSAGLSEDVLDGITATAVTTALQAPPHPSHKDINGEIEEEDAEVAAALAALEAATAGEDLEDDDEY; this comes from the exons ATGGGGTGCAGGTGCTGCAAAATGATACAAAG CTATATTTTTGATCCAGAAGAAGTACAGTCACCTGGATGCATTCATGAAGTCAACAGCTACAAACGGGATGAGCAAAGCAGTAACAAATTCAAATTCAAGCAGAATAGTGAAATTCAAGATCACAAAAATGAACTCCAGAAGGATGAGCTAAATGGAACAGAACACAAGAATCGGGTAAATAGCACACAAGGAACTCTCCGGAACCACAGAGGCAATGCTTTTCAAGAGGATGGCCTCGGGAGGTGCGTTGCAAAGCTTGATGTTGCAGTCAATGGTGGCAGCTCATGTGCTGGAGCGCCCCCCAGTTCCGGTCCCAACACAAACCCAGTGAAAGAAGCCAGTGAGCAGGGAACCTCCAGCCAGTCAACAGAGCCTCCTTCAGCCAGCACTAGAGACTTTTATACTCAATCGAATGAGTGTGGCCAGGAGCTTGACCTAGGAGTAGGCAGCCACAAGAAGGCAGCCCACAATGAGCCAAACAGTATTCAGGATGGGAAGGCCCAGGCTGCAGAAGATAGTGTCTTTCTCAGAGGAACTGCGATGCTGGAGACACAAAACAACACCATACAGCTGCTAGATAAAGATTATCACCAAAACGTCAACAGACTCAGGAACTATGTTGAAAAAGATAGCTTTCCGGTCAACCGTGCATGTTCAGACCAAGTCACCAGGCCCTCAGCCACACAGGTCCAGGGCCTCTGTGTAACGCCACCTTCACATACGAAGGAAAGCAGTATTGAACCTTCTAAAACTGACTCTGCAGGTTTGAGCGAGGATGTTCTTGATGGTATCACTGCCACAGCTGTGACCACAGCACTACAGGCACCCCCACACCCCAGCCACAAAGACATCAACGGAGAAATCGAGGAGGAAGACGCAGAAgtagcagcagctctggctgcacTGGAAGCTGCGACTGCAGGCGAAGACCTGGAGGATGATGATGAATACTAG